The Bacteroidota bacterium DNA window CCATGTCATTGTCTGTGGCTATGGACGAAATGGGAAACAAGCCGTAAATGAGCTGTTAACCCGCAACGAGCCGATGGTCATTATTGAAAAAAATGAAGAAATTCTGGAAGGGCTTCAAAACGAATCCCAATTGCTTTTTATCAAAGGAGATGCAACAAACGACGAGATATTGCACGCGGCAAATATAGAAAATGCAAAATCTTTGCTCACCACCCTTCCTGTAGATGCCGACAATCTTTATGTTGTTCTTTCGGCCAGGGAAATAAATTCCAAACTGCAAATCATCAGTCGTGCCTCGCATGACGGTTCAGACAAAAAATTACGCTGGGCCGGAGCCGACAACGTGATCATGCCGGATAAAATCGGCGGGCAGCGGATGGCCAAACTGGTTTCCCAACCCGATGTGGTTGAATTCATGGAATACGTGATGATGCAAAGCACCAACGATGTGACTATTGAAGAAATTTCATTTGAGAAATATGACAGGCATTTCGAAGGTATGACCATAGAGAAACTGCACAGATTATGCAGTCATACCGGCATAAATATTTTAGGCCTGCGCCTGGGGCTTGACCAGTCCTTTTGCATAAATCCCCGGCCTGAAACTTTTTTACATTCAAACGATAAATTGTTTGTCCTGGGTACCTTAAGCCAGGTCAGTCAATTTATTAAAATGCTGGAGGATTTATAGCACACTACTTTATTTCAGGATCTTTTTCCTGTTGCTTAAAAGAAGCATACAAAGAGGGCAAAGTATTGAATTCTGCTTTAAAATACTTAGCGAAATACTTGGGATTGTTGAATCCTATCCTGTAAGCAACTTCAGAAACAGAAAGGTCGCTTTTTTCGAGAAGTTGT harbors:
- a CDS encoding NAD-binding protein, which encodes MKRENLKPIYFSLALLFLVINIGVFGFMLIEHYNLTEAFFMTIITLATVGFNEVRPLSPHGMWFTSILIIFSIGIFAVTVTTVTRYIVEGVFGNYYKLNKVKSKIEKLKGHVIVCGYGRNGKQAVNELLTRNEPMVIIEKNEEILEGLQNESQLLFIKGDATNDEILHAANIENAKSLLTTLPVDADNLYVVLSAREINSKLQIISRASHDGSDKKLRWAGADNVIMPDKIGGQRMAKLVSQPDVVEFMEYVMMQSTNDVTIEEISFEKYDRHFEGMTIEKLHRLCSHTGINILGLRLGLDQSFCINPRPETFLHSNDKLFVLGTLSQVSQFIKMLEDL